The genome window TTGTTAacctttaaattaattatttcgcTTTGTGTACCTAAGAAGTCGCAAAAACAATTAGTACCTATTTACCGAcgcgagctccgctcggcgcgcctAAGAATAGTTAGTATCCATGTTCtcctaaattaaatttaaagatTAATAAGAGTTAATAAGATTTCAAATATGGCAAAAAATATCTCTATTGCCTTTATTAATCTTAACTGTAATCAGTTCTGATTTGcattaaaatattctattaataATTCTATTCGGTATGTCCGGTTCATTTCCAGAAATCTGATCATACCACATTTTTTAAATCCTGAAACATAtctagaaattaattaatttagagCCTAAAGTACCTTAATCCGTCGATCCATTCAACTTACTTTGATATCTATCTTTATGAATAAAAGCCGATTTAGGTaaaaatttatatgaaaatattgcGTTTCAAAAGGTTGTAGGTAAATAGATGAACGTTTTTCCTTATAAATCTTTGGTTAATTAGCCGAGATTTATATTTATCACTGTTTAGGTACTTTAATGCTTATACCTAATAATGTTGCCGTGTATTATGTTTATCTAAGTATCACGATTCTCTGTGTAGAATAATATCAATTTCTTATTCCCTCGTTTCCTACCTATGAACTCAGGTCCAGCATAAGCAGCATCATCATTTTAACTACATTGATAAAAGTGACATATTACACCAAGGATATTCTCTACCTCTCAACCTAGAAATAAAAGCCTTTTTTTCATTCACCACCCATACAAACCGGTGATGTCGCTCAGTTTTTGCTCTCGCAAAATTCTGCCAGTGTGAAAGGTTGAAAATGTTCTTCAGGTTCAAAATTATAGTCTACTAAGTACTCAGGGCTTATAGAACTTTAGAAGACTTGTGTACTAAAATATATCGTTGTTTGCAGGTGCTGTGTGGTGCAGTGGCGGGCGCGGGCGACATGATAGCCAACGTGAGCCGCGTGCGCCGCGCGCCACAGCCTCACTACTCCTCGCACCGCGTCTTGTAAGTATATATAACTTGAGTTATTAATCaaaaatgtagaaaatcttAGCACCCCTCACTTCTATAAGTTCTTAGTCATTCAGCAACATGGTACCATAGCTAGGTGTCTGCATTCGAGTAGCAACAATGATTCCACATTAAAATACTTAGTTCCTGTCAAACAATTTATCCCTCCATCGGGTTTCGCTGTTATTTTGCCAGTAAATAACAATGGTGCTTCTAATTCTGTAGTGTTTGATAACATTGAGTAATGTTGCTTTTATCCTAGAATTTGCCACACTATAAATTTCGTCATCTAAGACCACGTTGATCTAAGTTACATGTTGCAACTAAGCTTCGTCATGCACTTTACTTGACTCAGCTTCTAAGTGCCTCACGCAAGCTCTTAGCCGTTTCAAAATTAGATTTATACTTACGTTTACCTAAAATCCTTGCAGGACAGACGAGGAGCTAGACATGACAGCGGCGTGGAAGCGCTCGCACTGGCGCGACATGCAGTCCATACTCCGACGCGAGGGCAACCAGAAGGAGGGCCGGGACGGCGTGCAGTGCTGCCCCTCCGTGCTCGAGATGGTCACCAAGAAGGGAGGCCGCACGCCCACCGGCCTCTACGTAGAGTTGTACGAAGACGGGGAGAACCAACAGAGGCTGTTCGAGGTGTCGTGCGCGCCCAACGTGGTGGACAAGCCGTGCCGCTTCGTGGACGCGCGGCTGTACAACGAGTCGCGCTGCATCCAGAAGTACTCGTACTCGTACGCGCTGGTGCGCTACCTGCACTCGGCCGCCACGGAGACGCCGCAGCCGCGCACCGAGGGCCACTTCTCCGTGCCCGGCTCCGGCGGCTGGTCCATGGACTACGTGCGCGTGCGCGCCGGCTGTGAGTGCCAAATCAAACCCAAAACTAATAAACCCGCCCGCAGAAGACACAAGCAGAGGAAGAGAAATAGGAGGATCGTCGAGGACGACGAGACCTGACTCCGGACTCAGTGCTAGTGTAATCGTGACTTTGAACAAATTTGGGATCGTCCCATAGTATTACGTTGCAAATATACCTTTTCTGATGTTTTCTCCTTGGTTCGGAACTGTTTCGTGTAAAACAGCAGCAAAGCTATGTTTGTTAGTGTCGCGGATGCTGTGGATGGTTTCTCGTTACCTATATCAAGTGTACACTTCAGTGGTACAAGTGTCGGTCGGtgtatctatgtatttattttatttttcgtctATATTACGCTTCTTGTTGTAGTCCGTTAGTTAGTCTCGATCTTATGAAATTAAAGTGCCTTTTAGTGCCTTAGATATAAATAGTTCACTATATTCTGGGAATTGTTGAAATTTTGATTCCAATGCGTTATCTGTATGCAATAAGTATTAAATGTTAAGGCTAATGTCACACGAATAAACTTTCTGATTCTAAATGAGACTTATTAGCAATTCCATGCCATCACaaatagttattaatattaccaTAATTATCATTAGACAAGGTGACATTATTAATAGTGCCGACAAAAACTAGTTTGAAATATGAATAATCATAGAAATACAAATTCGTGTGACACTCGCTTACCAACTACATGATAATGTAATAGTTACCGGTTGATCGAGGTGCATAGATATAATACGACTTCACTGCGTTGTCGCCACACTTTCAGATAATTTTAAGATAGAAACCGATGAATATTATGTACTGCATACTACGGATTGTATTTTAGACGAACCTCGTTTAGTTCTCGTAGAGTACAGAGTTCGAATTTCGGAGTCTTGGCCCTATCCCAAATGGAATCAACTTCCAGCCCAAACAGATGTGATGGAATATCAGTGTCCTCTGCAAAATCATCGGGTTGTCACAATCCAGAACAAAAGACGAATTCCTCGTTTAATGGTGCGTTTCACCACCTCTGGATAAGTAATGTTTAAACCATCCCAGATCATTTCATTTGAGTGACCCTGTTCCCATTATTAATCAGTCTACTATACTTTGTTCCATTTTTACCTATTTCCTGATCTTGCTAATAGgcccgtaaaaaaattcacgtttTTGTAACTTCTTCCCTTACAAATATAGTATGTAGTACATAGTTATCGTTGTATATAACAGTAAAGAGCAGTCTGTGATCATTTCGTACATGTTCAGTTATCCGCAGTGGGGTCCCGATAAGTCTCTTGTGAAACAACTCTGCTGTAAGATTTAGACTTTACTGTTAAGCTTTAGATATTTTAAATCGAATTAATTTCTTCGATAAACGTAAGAAAAAGATTAGCCAAAACTCTCCTAGTTCACAGTTCGTCACTTTAATTTCTTATATTACTTGTATTATGTTCAGTATCATCTCGCTTTAAATTATTGCCTGACATAGGCAAAacagtaaattaaacaaatatttggtTTAATCCAATATCATCAGTATAACACCTTTTTCTTCATCTATAGTTTCTTTATTTGGTTGTTTCACATGAGGAGCATCGCCAGTTAAAGTCGTTCCACTGATTATAATGCTCTCTTcccttttaaaattaagaatatttattcaaagttaACAATTTATAATTCTTGTTATTATTTGTAACAGTACTTACTTCTTAGACATAAGTGCGTCGAGTCAAAGATctgtattattttctattttgtaatacttttattgtatttaaaaatgtagttatatttttaaggGTTAATTTCATTCTATTTATACTGTTTAATACGAGGTATTCCGATATACAGTATGAATGTTAGTTTGTACGTAGAAATCGCttccataaaatataattgatgtATATAAATAACGCAATAGTATTGTGGACTGAGATTATTTTGTGCATTTAGATGTGTAATAACAGAATgagagaatatttttataattaagattACGCTATCCATCGACAATAAAACATACAACACACAAGCAGCGCCATCTGTTAGTGAGTAGCTGTATATAAACAGTTCGTAATATCACTGCTAGATGTCACTGACTCCACCTGGTTAGCATTACACAGAACAGTGccatgttaaataataatatgaatgccaatgaaaatcaattttattggtCTACTAAGAGTATAGAAAAGTTCGTTATATTCATATAATTATAGTTCTATTGCCCGttgacaaaatatgtacttaccatCGAAATGCCTTCTTCTCGAAATGTaaagtttcaaattatattaacCAAGTGCAATGTGTCATATGGTTGGTATAGGTACtgtaaagtatttaattttaacaaaaatcacTACAAACTACTTTAACAATGTTATTTTCATCATCACAACAGCTAtacgttattttattgttgacatcaaaaacaaaactttaaataaaataaaaacctgaaATAGCAGAAATTCTTTTATTGTCACCTATATCCTAGAAGTCCTTTGAGGACAAACTTATCTACAAATTAATTGTAATAATCACataacattcgtataaaaatgcAAAAGTCACATCTTTTTACCTAAGCTACGTTTTAGTAAGCTCTTACAGTATAATACGTGTAACTTGTCTTCTTTTCAATAAAGATCATTTTTTAGGCAGCATCATGATCTgaaagcaacaaaaaataagaTGTCAGTCACGGTAATAGTGCATGGCAGCGCCATCTGTTGTCTAATAgcaaaagtcatcatcatcatcatcatcagcctatatagcaaaagtataaaatgtttaataaatgttagaattaatttgataattcatatttttgttaagaaaaCACTGTTACTCACCTAAATATACAGTCGTCAAATACATCAAAGAAAATCCAATTCCAACAGAAAGGAATTGTAACAATCCTGCATTCCTCTTGCGTTCGTGCCAACGCGCCCTCTCTCGGGGAAGTACTTCACTAACAGTCACGTATAGCAGCGTGCCGGCTGCCAGGCCCTGCAGTCAGTTACAAAACTCgtcaatagatggcgcttaACGCGTCTGATTTCAATAGAGGTTTAGTAGAAACAAACTAGAAAATGGGACACAGTCGGAAAAACTACCTACATTTATTCTATATTATACAAGCACTTCGCCAAGATCTAGTACCGTACAGTATTAACATGTGTACTTATGGCCCCTTTAAAAGgctaaaaatgattttttgttctttgtataagttacctttttataaaattttatatattccTACAAACTCATATCACACTTACACTCATACCTACTCTTACAAAATTACGAAAACAAACAACGAAAACATGCAGTCATACACACACACTTACTTACATCTAACACTCAAACACACAACTTACCGTACATTCAATCATACTTCTAAAACACGTTGCACTATGTATAAATTCC of Helicoverpa zea isolate HzStark_Cry1AcR chromosome 15, ilHelZeax1.1, whole genome shotgun sequence contains these proteins:
- the LOC124636819 gene encoding uncharacterized protein LOC124636819 isoform X2, with amino-acid sequence MRMASALPTLLAVSFVLCGAVAGAGDMIANVSRVRRAPQPHYSSHRVLTDEELDMTAAWKRSHWRDMQSILRREGNQKEGRDGVQCCPSVLEMVTKKGGRTPTGLYVELYEDGENQQRLFEVSCAPNVVDKPCRFVDARLYNESRCIQKYSYSYALVRYLHSAATETPQPRTEGHFSVPGSGGWSMDYVRVRAGCECQIKPKTNKPARRRHKQRKRNRRIVEDDET
- the LOC124636819 gene encoding uncharacterized protein LOC124636819 isoform X1 — protein: MIYSIHWTNLFLLMAIKMVLCGAVAGAGDMIANVSRVRRAPQPHYSSHRVLTDEELDMTAAWKRSHWRDMQSILRREGNQKEGRDGVQCCPSVLEMVTKKGGRTPTGLYVELYEDGENQQRLFEVSCAPNVVDKPCRFVDARLYNESRCIQKYSYSYALVRYLHSAATETPQPRTEGHFSVPGSGGWSMDYVRVRAGCECQIKPKTNKPARRRHKQRKRNRRIVEDDET
- the LOC124636819 gene encoding uncharacterized protein LOC124636819 isoform X3 gives rise to the protein MRMASALPTLLAVLCGAVAGAGDMIANVSRVRRAPQPHYSSHRVLTDEELDMTAAWKRSHWRDMQSILRREGNQKEGRDGVQCCPSVLEMVTKKGGRTPTGLYVELYEDGENQQRLFEVSCAPNVVDKPCRFVDARLYNESRCIQKYSYSYALVRYLHSAATETPQPRTEGHFSVPGSGGWSMDYVRVRAGCECQIKPKTNKPARRRHKQRKRNRRIVEDDET